In Drosophila simulans strain w501 chromosome 3R, Prin_Dsim_3.1, whole genome shotgun sequence, a single window of DNA contains:
- the LOC6729818 gene encoding uncharacterized protein LOC6729818 isoform X2 — protein MKVFSLSLLLVAALPLMCHALPASDKSLSLEDTDLDNEPGESVKESQVQKRSGSFDYVAHLKSGLLSGIGQASASIASGSSGGSSGGGDSYKSHEIVVHGNSVDYDPWSFKKSVLNTIFQAVKAITGGVTALKGQLIKGSGYALSAGGNLVAAGGDKVTDVGKSIINSAHINSHTYATSHSSSGGGLFAKLTSLSGASSGGSSGHKTVSAPGPVVHHETITTYEIPTGHASYGPPSKPPSYSSATHQYLPPVGGASYSGGAPFSVSHPAAFESPPSNYLPSAYGQDVYHQ, from the exons ATGAAG GTCTTCAGCCTAAGTCTTTTGCTGGTGGCCGCCCTCCCTCTGATGTGCCACGCCCTTCCAGCTAGCGATAAGTCCCTTTCCCTGGAGGACACAGATCTGGACAACGAACCGGGCGAGAGTGTGAAGGAGTCACAGGTGCAAAAGCGGTCCGGCAGCTTCGACTACGTGGCGCACCTGAAGTCCGGCCTGCTGTCGGGAATTGGCCAGGCCTCCGCCTCAATCGCCTCCGGCAGTTCCGGCGGAAGCAGCGGTGGCGGAGACAGCTACAAGTCCCACGAGATCGTTGTCCAT GGCAACTCTGTGGACTATGATCCCTGGTCGTTCAAGAAATCCGTGCTGAACACCATCTTCCAGGCGGTCAAGGCCATCACCGGCGGGGTCACCGCACTCAAGGGTCAGCTGATCAAGGGCAGCGGCTACGCGCTGAGTGCGGGCGGCAACCTGGTAGCGGCCGGTGGCGACAAGGTCACCGACGTGGGCAAGTCCATCATCAACTCGGCGCACATCAACTCGCACACCTACGCCACTAGTCACTCCTCCTCCGGCGGCGGTCTGTTCGCCAAGCTGACCTCCTTGTCGGGCGCCTCCTCCGGCGGCAGCAGTGGGCACAAGACCGTCTCCGCACCTGGACCCGTAGTGCATCACGAGA CGATCACCACGTACGAGATACCCACTGGCCACGCCAGCTACGGTCCGCCATCGAAGCCCCCGTCCTACAGCAGCGCCACCCACCAGTACCTTCCGCCGGTGGGCGGGGCCAGCTACAGCGGCGGGGCGCCCTTCAGCGTTAGCCACCCGGCGGCCTTTGAGTCGCCGCCAAGCAACTATCTGCCATCGGCCTATGGACAAGATG TCTACCATCAGTAG
- the LOC6729818 gene encoding uncharacterized protein LOC6729818 isoform X1, translating into MKVFSLSLLLVAALPLMCHALPASDKSLSLEDTDLDNEPGESVKESQVQKRSGSFDYVAHLKSGLLSGIGQASASIASGSSGGSSGGGDSYKSHEIVVHGNSVDYDPWSFKKSVLNTIFQAVKAITGGVTALKGQLIKGSGYALSAGGNLVAAGGDKVTDVGKSIINSAHINSHTYATSHSSSGGGLFAKLTSLSGASSGGSSGHKTVSAPGPVVHHETITTYEIPTGHASYGPPSKPPSYSSATHQYLPPVGGASYSGGAPFSVSHPAAFESPPSNYLPSAYGQDATSANSNDFNIYGRHSKLTDEEARKAAAQLQEILSLLPNGKTEYTASKTVALDTSLPTGTGLEQAEVYNSYGIPLPSNLGTLESLSHTESITAAYNPASKNPADVYHQMAKRPSAEELYIQKHPNEGYDYSPPAAAAPPPQAAADYRVENYHATKSNALKDLTPIIAALEVAKRKGNNHGSGPVYSIEKQVHKQSPHFQYLPPVVQKSKYVYSAPPHHQGHSGGYKVRRQVAGGKHAKRVFRPQDYEIQDPLMFNRLLEV; encoded by the exons ATGAAG GTCTTCAGCCTAAGTCTTTTGCTGGTGGCCGCCCTCCCTCTGATGTGCCACGCCCTTCCAGCTAGCGATAAGTCCCTTTCCCTGGAGGACACAGATCTGGACAACGAACCGGGCGAGAGTGTGAAGGAGTCACAGGTGCAAAAGCGGTCCGGCAGCTTCGACTACGTGGCGCACCTGAAGTCCGGCCTGCTGTCGGGAATTGGCCAGGCCTCCGCCTCAATCGCCTCCGGCAGTTCCGGCGGAAGCAGCGGTGGCGGAGACAGCTACAAGTCCCACGAGATCGTTGTCCAT GGCAACTCTGTGGACTATGATCCCTGGTCGTTCAAGAAATCCGTGCTGAACACCATCTTCCAGGCGGTCAAGGCCATCACCGGCGGGGTCACCGCACTCAAGGGTCAGCTGATCAAGGGCAGCGGCTACGCGCTGAGTGCGGGCGGCAACCTGGTAGCGGCCGGTGGCGACAAGGTCACCGACGTGGGCAAGTCCATCATCAACTCGGCGCACATCAACTCGCACACCTACGCCACTAGTCACTCCTCCTCCGGCGGCGGTCTGTTCGCCAAGCTGACCTCCTTGTCGGGCGCCTCCTCCGGCGGCAGCAGTGGGCACAAGACCGTCTCCGCACCTGGACCCGTAGTGCATCACGAGA CGATCACCACGTACGAGATACCCACTGGCCACGCCAGCTACGGTCCGCCATCGAAGCCCCCGTCCTACAGCAGCGCCACCCACCAGTACCTTCCGCCGGTGGGCGGGGCCAGCTACAGCGGCGGGGCGCCCTTCAGCGTTAGCCACCCGGCGGCCTTTGAGTCGCCGCCAAGCAACTATCTGCCATCGGCCTATGGACAAGATG CGACCAGCGCAAATAGCAATGACTTTAACATCTATGGACGCCACTCCAAGCTGACGGATGAGGAAGCCCGCAAGGCGGCTGCACAGCTCCAGGAGATCCTCAGTCTGCTGCCCAACGGGAAAACTGAGTACACGGCCTCCAAGACAGTGGCTTTGGATACCAGTTTGCCAACGGGTACGGGTTTGGAACAGGCTGAGGTTTATAACAGCTATGGCATACCGCTGCCCAGTAACCTGGGCACCTTGGAGTCCCTGTCGCACACTGAGTCCATAACAGCTGCCTATAATCCCGCCTCAAAGAATCCGGCGGATGTGTACCACCAGATGGCCAAGCGCCCGTCCGCCGAGGAACTCTACATCCAGAAGCATCCCAATGAGGGCTACGATTACTCGCCACCCGCAGCTGCGGCTCCGCCACCGCAAGCTGCTGCGGATTACAGGGTGGAGAACTACCACGCCACCAAGAGCAATGCCCTGAAGGATCTGACACCCATTATAGCCGCCTTGGAAGTGGCCAAGCGGAAGGGTAACAACCACGGCAGCGGACCCGTCTACTCCATCGAGAAGCAGGTGCACAAGCAGTCGCCCCACTTCCAGTACCTGCCGCCGGTGGTGCAAAAGTCCAAGTACGTGTACAGtgcaccaccgcaccaccaaGGACACAGCGGTGGCTACAAGGTGCGCCGCCAGGTGGCGGGCGGCAAGCACGCGAAGCGCGTCTTCCGGCCGCAGGACTACGAGATACAGGATCCACTGATGTTCAACCGCCTGCTGGAGGTCTAA
- the LOC27206673 gene encoding tyrosine-protein phosphatase non-receptor type 23, translating to MKVMHRVLFVGCLIVGVGMVRSQDYQDYQENTPRTAPLRLRANAAPARAEAPRADPVAILKQINKHNEDGSYTYGYEGADGSFKIETKLATGEVKGKYGYVDETGKVRVVEYGANKYGFQPSGEGITVAPPTLVDETLKEEPDYADEPAPQRPQKPYRVQRPQPRPQPRPQPQPQPQYVQYEEEEEPPRRVQYAPAPQPQPQPLPQPQHLPQQHHQPSVGPAPPRLQVPGAQRTTDVLYSPLQRPARPEPDYSQTQSFGDGPSNVRISRPVYALPPASPAPSSARAQGFLAPASGGRPLLEPVGFGQSQGPSARPVQQQPSFQPQPRPQARSGGGGGSGLLDQLARDYALPQGNAQPLHDITFGYY from the exons ATGAAAGTG ATGCATCGCGTGCTCTTTGTCGGCTGCCTCATAGTGGGCGTGGGTATGGTGAGGTCACAGGACTACCAAGACTACCAGGAGAACACACCAAGGACTGCTCCTCTACGACTGCGAGCTAATGCCGCTCCTGCTCGAGCTGAAGCGCCACGGGCTGATCCAGTGGCAATCCTCAAGCAGATCAACAA GCACAACGAAGATGGCTCCTACACTTATGGCTATGAGGGAGCTGATGGATCCTTCAAAATCGAGACCAAACTGGCCACCGGCGAAGTAAAGGGCAAGTACGGATATGTGGACGAGACCGGAAAAGTTCGAGTAGTGGAGTACGGAGCCAACAAGTATGGCTTCCAGCCATCTGGAGAAGGTATCACCGTGGCACCGCCCACACTGGTGGATGAAACTCTCAAGGAGGAACCGGATTACGCAGATGAGCCGGCACCACAGCGCCCGCAGAAACCCTAT CGTGTTCAGCGTCCCCAGCCACGCCCTCAGCCCCGCCCACAACCTCAACCCCAGCCGCAGTATGTGCAatacgaggaggaggaggagccaccaCGTCGAGTTCAGTATGCCCCAGCTCCTCAGCCGCAGCCCCAACCACTGCCGCAGCCACAGCATCTGCCacaacagcaccaccaaccATCGGTGGGTCCGGCACCGCCAAGACTTCAGGTTCCTGGAGCTCAGCGCACCACCGACGTTCTCTACTCACCGCTGCAGCGTCCCGCTCGCCCGGAACCGGATTACTCGCAGACGCAGAGCTTCGGCGATGGTCCCTCGAATGTGCGGATTTCCCGACCCGTTTACGCCCTGCCCCCCGCCTCACCAGCTCCGAGCAGTGCCCGGGCTCAGGGATTCCTGGCTCCCGCCTCCGGTGGACGTCCGCTGCTGGAACCGGTGGGCTTCGGCCAATCCCAGGGACCCAGCGCTCGTCCTGTCCAGCAGCAGCCGAGCTTCCAGCCACAACCGCGGCCACAAGCTCGCAgtggcggaggcggtggctcCGGATTGCTCGATCAATTAGCCCGGGACTATGCCCTGCCCCAGGGAAATGCCCAGCCGCTGCACGACATCACCTTCGGCTACTACTGA
- the LOC6729819 gene encoding extensin-2, translating into MLKLTLSLGLLLLAAHSAYAQHQDYTTPVPILKQIDKHNDDGSYTYGYEAADKSFKIETKYANGEVYGKYGYVDDQGKVREIEYGASKRGFEPAGSHINVPPPTLTNSNPYPLGPNELDDGQYREDPSVYYKDQKFNRPLSPASKFSLSDFGRGQQQAYAPPPRQPAPQTPYYNPTPQYYNPPAPQPRYYQPPAQNYYNPQQQQPYRGLPEQHHPSLRNLNLYTGSYSIDYTGRK; encoded by the exons ATGTTGAAATTG aCCTTGAGCTTGGGGCTTCTGCTTCTGGCGGcccacagtgcgtatgcgcaacaCCAGGACTACACCACACCGGTGCCCATTCTCAAGCAGATCGACAAGCACAACGACGACGGATCCTACACATATGGATACGAAGCGGCCGATAAGAGCTTCAAGATCGAAACCAAGTACGCAAATGGTGAGGTCTACGGAAAATACGGCTATGTGGATGACCAGGGAAAAGTCCGGGAAATAGAGTATGGAGCCAGTAAGCGTGGCTTTGAGCCCGCTGGCAGCCACATCAATGTGCCACCACCTACGCTGACCAACAGCAATCCCTATCCATTGGGACCCAACGAACTGGACGATGGCCAGTATCGCGAGGACCCCTCGGTGTACTACAAGGACCAGAAGTTCAATCGCCCCCTTTCACCGGCCAGTAAATTCAGTCTAAGCGATTTCGGCCGCGGCCAGCAGCAGGCGTACGCCCCGCCCCCTCGGCAGCCCGCCCCCCAAACGCCGTACTACAATCCCACACCCCAGTACTACAATCCCCCGGCTCCGCAGCCCCGTTACTACCAGCCGCCGGCCCAGAACTACTAtaatccgcagcagcaacagccataCAGGGGGTTGCCGGAGCAACATCATCCCTCCCTGCGAAACCTCAACCTCTACACCGGTTCCTATAGCATCGACTATACGGGCCGGAAGTAG
- the LOC6729820 gene encoding circadian clock-controlled protein daywake, which produces MIIKVAKFLSIVAVLLSAVEGARYLAEKPDFLVPCIVGDPNFNVCLTKNFQSFFRQWKDGIPGYNAVGSFDPLYIKRVKFTQDASRSIAINADLKEVYVAGAGQALVMESSWDPNHYVAKTLISVPKLRFNFDYKVKGHVVALNLNGHGKGYFEAENALILLELAVKPLATSDGYFADVQSVKVNFREIKQFRIKLENLFGGNKDLEDTAHTLFNENWRDFYEVLRPAVEQTVGGVLLDRFKKTFVYVPATYLIKDFH; this is translated from the exons ATGATTATCAAAGTTGCCAAGTTCCTAAGCATTGTAGCCGTACTCCTTTCAGCAGTTGAAGGAGCTAGATATCTGGCAGAGAAAC CCGACTTTCTAGTCCCCTGCATCGTGGGGGATCCCAACTTCAATGTCTGTCTGACCAAAAATTTCCAGAGTTTCTTCCGTCAGTGGAAGGACGGAATTCCCGGCTACAATGCCGTGGGATCCTTTGATCCTCTTTACATCAAGAGGGTGAAATTTACGCAGGATGCCAGTAGGTCTATAGCTATCAATGCCGATCTGAAGGAAGTCTATGTAGCAGGTGCTGGTCAAGCATTAGTCATGGAATCCAG CTGGGATCCCAATCACTATGTGGCCAAGACATTGATCTCCGTGCCCAAGCTGCGTTTCAATTTCGATTACAAAGTCAAAGGACACGTGGTAGCGCTGAATCTCAATGGTCATGGCAAAGGGTACTTCGAAGCTG AAAATGCTCTGATATTGTTGGAATTGGCTGTCAAACCGCTGGCCACCTCAGATGGTTATTTCGCTGATGTGCAAAGTGTAAAGGTAAATTTCCGCGAGATCAAGCAATTCCGCATCAAGCTGGAAAATCTCTTTGGCGGCAACAAGGATCTGGAGGACACTGCGCACACTTTGTTCAACGAGAACTGGCGCGATTTCTATGAAGTACTGCGTCCCGCGGTGGAGCAAACAGTTGGCGGAGTGCTCCTGGATCGGTTCAAGAAGACCTTTGTCTATGTACCAGCTACCTATTTGATTAAAGACTTTCACTAA
- the LOC6729821 gene encoding protein takeout: MSSTRYGRTLLGIWSGLLAISCLNEIAMDRSMVSAVAYYSEKPAFLPSCRIYEPGFTKCSTNSIQKLLDQLNIGIPEVVERFGPFDPMRVRDIVFKQDNNEVATIRANLTDLVVKGFANTKVKESRVSKKDFSWQTKIYLPKMRLDGRYEMAGRILLIPLSGSGKIFIEIDDLDILLLTKIRLYEKGGFTFDNVTSVQVQLNLTKVRTYLDNLFNGRSKEVERSTNEFFNENWRDFYEALKPLIVETVENILYDVMSTVFHLIPANFFVEDIPTPQQLYGPKETLGRKE; this comes from the exons ATGAGCAGCACGCGCTACGGCCGCACTTTGCTCGGCATTTGGAGTGGATTATTGGCCATTTCGTGCCTGAATGAAATCGCCATGGATAGGTCGATGGTTTCAGCCGTTGCCTACTATTCTGAAAAGC CTGCCTTTCTGCCATCTTGTCGGATCTACGAACCGGGCTTCACTAAGTGCTCTACGAATAGCATTCAGAAGCTTCTCGATCAGTTGAACATTGGAATACCTGAGGTGGTCGAGCGGTTTGGTCCCTTTGATCCCATGAGAGTAAGAGATATAGTCTTCAAGCAGGATAACAACGAGGTGGCCACCATCAGAGCCAATCTGACTGACCTGGTGGTCAAGGGTTTCGCCAACACAAAGGTCAAGGAGAGTCG TGTCAGCAAGAAAGATTTCAGCTGGCAGACCAAAATATATCTTCCGAAAATGAGATTGGATGGAAGGTATGAAATGGCCGGGCGAATACTCCTTATTCCGCTGAGTGGctctggaaaaatatttattgagaTTG ATGATCTGGACATTTTGCTACTAACAAAAATACGTCTGTATGAAAAGGGTGGCTTCACCTTCGACAACGTGACCTCTGTGCAGGTTCAATTGAATCTGACCAAAGTGCGCACTTATCTGGACAATCTATTCAATGGACGCAGCAAGGAGGTGGAGCGCAGTACGAATGAGTTTTTCAATGAGAACTGGCGCGATTTCTACGAGGCACTGAAGCCACTCATCGTTGAGACGGTGGAAAATATCCTTTATGACGTAATGTCTAcggttttccatttaataCCAGCCAACTTTTTCGTTGAGGACATACCAACGCCCCAGCAACTTTATGGTCCAAAGGAGACACTTGGTAGAAAAGAATAG
- the LOC6729822 gene encoding fibrillin-2 isoform X1 has protein sequence MWICRITIYSLLLGLVAAQICNVIVTRKNKGTTVNVQTKDCCKGYKKVRSSPIRCIAHCTVDCLSGFCTKPNVCTCRKGYVNFNNDPSHRCVPYCRGCSRGTCQSPGRCICSARHLLDKKTNNCIPQCASGCPNGTCITPNQCSCNKGYKLNATTQVCLPTCKDNCKAANGFCAAPNRCECNQGFIPKPKSKSFECQPKCKNGCSNGVCRAPDKCECNKFYKKDIDGNCAPVCEDGCVNGNCTAPDVCQCLPGYTKIGHNVCLAVCPDGCQNGVCVAPNECSCNAGYTKLEGVCTPVCKDGCVNGFCASPEKCSCNDGYEMDSENGCSPICPGGCKNGFCVAPGKCSCYEGYSMETENSCTPICSRGCENGFCDAPEKCSCYDGYAMDGENRCSPICPGGCKNGFCVAPGKCSCYEGYSMETENSCKPICSEGCENGFCDAPEKCSCYDGYEMDGENRCSPLCSGGCKNGFCVAPGKCSCYEGYSMETENSCTPICSRGCENGFCDAPEKCSCYDGYAMDGENRCSPICPGGCKNGFCVAPGKCSCYEGYSMETENSCKPICSEGCENGFCDAPEKCSCYDGYEMDGENRCSPVCSGGCKNGFCVAPGKCSCYEGYSMETENSCTPICSRGCENGFCDAPEKCSCYDGYAMDGENRCSPICPGGCKNGFCVAPGKCFCYEGYSMETENSCKPICSEGCENGFCDAPEKCSCYDGYEMDGENRCSPLCSGGCKNGFCVAPGKCSCYEGYSMETENSCTPICSTGCVNGFCDAPEKCSCYDGYAMDGENRCSPVCPGGCKNGFCVAPGNCSCYEGYSMETENSCKPICSEGCENGFCDAPEKCSCYDGYEMDGENRCSPVCPGGCKNGFCVAPGKCSCYEGYSMETENSCKPICSEGCENGFCDAPEKCSCYDGYEMDSENRCSPVCPGGCKNGFCVAPGNCSCYEGYSMETENSCKPICSEGCENGFCDAPEKCSCYDGYEMDGENRCSPVCPGGCKNGFCVAPGKCSCYEGYSMETENSCTPICSTGCVNGFCDAPEKCSCYDGYAMDGENRCSPVCPGGCKNGFCVAPGKCSCDEGYSMETENSCTPICSRGCENGFCDAPEKCSCYDGYAMASENRCSAVCSGGCKNGFCVAPGKCSCYEGYSMETENSCTPNCSRGCENGFCDAPEKCSCNDGYAMDSGNRCSPVCSGGCKNGFCVAPGKCSCNEGYRNETEISCVPFCKDGCVNGLCVSPDVCKCDDGYIFVEESKSCQLEKKLHGHSDCDQNCRNGTCVEGICTCSEEYKLHRNEDDNNLICLPICEPECLNGFCEFPGSCVCWDGESPIDGYLCQSMDSLGSLTRQEKNLRHLKWVFITIGAMAFILAIIVAMLMTYIFKKRSYHVDKNEREFGVYFSPKRADIIRA, from the exons ATGTGGATTTGTAGAATAACAATATATTCCCTGCTCCTCGGACTCGTTGCGGCTCAGATCTGTAATGTTATTGTTACTAGGAAAAATAAAGGAACTACTGTG AACGTTCAAACGAAGGATTGCTGCAAGGGTTACAAAAAAGTAAGGAGCTCCCCAATCAGATGTATTGCACACTGCACAGTGGATTGCTTAAGTGGCTTTTGCACGAAACCAAATGTCTGCACCTGCCGGAAAGGATATGTCAACTTCAATAACGATCCATCTCACCG ATGTGTGCCCTACTGCAGGGGCTGCAGTCGAGGAACCTGCCAATCTCCTGGCCGCTGTATCTGTTCCGCGCGCCATCTGCTGGACAAAAAGACAAACAATTGCATACCCCAATGTGCCAGTGGTTGTCCCAATGGGACTTGTATAACACCCAACCAATGTAGTTGCAACAAAGGATACAAGCTGAATGCAACCACCCAGGTGTGTCTGCCAACATGCAAGGATAACTGCAAGGCAGCCAATGGCTTCTGTGCGGCTCCGAATCGCTGCGAGTGCAATCAAGGTTTCATTCCCAAGCCAAAGTCCAAATCGTTTGAGTGTCAGccgaaatgcaaaaatggcTGTAGCAACGGAGTTTGCCGGGCTCCCGACAAATGCGAGTGCAACAAATTCTACAAAAAGGACATCGATGGGAACTGCGCTCCAGTCTGCGAAGACGGATGCGTGAATGGGAACTGCACTGCCCCGGACGTCTGTCAATGTCTGCCGGGATATACGAAAATAGGGCACAATGTCTGCTTGGCCGTTTGTCCCGATGGTTGCCAGAACGGAGTCTGCGTGGCGCCCAACGAGTGCTCCTGCAATGCCGGATACACGAAGCTGGAAGGTGTCTGCACTCCTGTTTGCAAGGATGGATGCGTGAACGGATTCTGTGCTTCTCCAGAAAAGTGTTCCTGCAATGATGGATACGAAATGGACAGTGAAAACGGATGTTCTCCAATTTGCCCAGGTGGATGCAAGAACGGATTCTGTGTTGCCCCAGGAAAGTGTTCCTGTTATGAAGGATACAGCatggaaacagaaaacagTTGTACACCAATCTGCTCCAGAGGATGTGAGAACGGATTCTGTGATGCCCCAGAAAAGTGTTCCTGCTATGATGGATATGCAATGGACGGGGAAAACAGATGTTCTCCAATTTGCCCAGGTGGATGCAAGAACGGATTCTGTGTTGCCCCAGGAAAGTGCTCCTGTTATGAAGGATACAGCatggaaacagaaaacagTTGTAAACCAATTTGCTCAGAAGGATGTGAGAATGGATTCTGTGATGCTCCAGAAAAGTGCTCCTGCTATGATGGATATGAAATGGACGGTGAAAACAGATGTTCTCCACTTTGCTCAGGTGGATGCAAGAACGGATTCTGTGTTGCCCCAGGAAAGTGTTCCTGTTATGAAGGATACAGCatggaaacagaaaacagTTGTACACCAATCTGCTCCAGAGGATGTGAGAACGGATTCTGTGATGCCCCAGAAAAGTGTTCCTGCTATGATGGATATGCAATGGACGGGGAAAACAGATGTTCTCCAATTTGCCCAGGTGGATGCAAGAACGGATTCTGTGTTGCCCCAGGAAAGTGCTCCTGTTATGAAGGATACAGCatggaaacagaaaacagTTGTAAACCAATTTGCTCAGAAGGATGTGAGAACGGATTCTGTGATGCCCCAGAAAAGTGTTCCTGCTATGATGGATATGAAATGGACGGTGAAAACAGATGTTCTCCAGTTTGCTCAGGTGGATGCAAGAACGGATTCTGTGTTGCCCCAGGAAAGTGTTCCTGTTATGAAGGATACAGCatggaaacagaaaacagTTGTACACCAATCTGCTCCAGAGGATGTGAGAACGGATTCTGTGATGCCCCAGAAAAGTGTTCCTGCTATGATGGATATGCAATGGACGGGGAAAACAGATGTTCTCCAATTTGCCCAGGTGGATGCAAGAACGGATTCTGTGTTGCCCCAGGAAAGTGCTTCTGTTATGAAGGATACAGCatggaaacagaaaacagTTGTAAACCAATTTGCTCAGAAGGATGTGAGAACGGATTCTGTGATGCCCCAGAAAAGTGTTCCTGCTATGATGGATATGAAATGGACGGTGAAAACAGATGTTCTCCACTTTGCTCAGGTGGATGCAAGAACGGATTCTGTGTTGCCCCAGGAAAGTGTTCCTGTTATGAAGGATACAGCatggaaacagaaaacagTTGTACACCAATCTGCTCCACAGGATGTGTGAACGGATTCTGTGATGCCCCAGAAAAGTGTTCCTGCTATGATGGATATGCAATGGACGGTGAAAACAGATGTTCTCCAGTTTGCCCAGGTGGATGCAAGAACGGATTCTGTGTTGCCCCAGGAAATTGCTCCTGTTATGAAGGATACAGCatggaaacagaaaacagTTGTAAACCAATTTGCTCAGAAGGATGTGAGAATGGATTCTGTGATGCTCCAGAAAAGTGCTCCTGCTATGATGGATATGAAATGGACGGTGAAAACAGATGTTCTCCAGTTTGCCCAGGTGGATGCAAGAACGGATTCTGTGTTGCCCCAGGAAAGTGCTCCTGTTATGAAGGATACAGCatggaaacagaaaacagTTGTAAACCAATTTGCTCAGAAGGATGTGAGAATGGATTCTGTGATGCTCCAGAAAAGTGCTCCTGCTATGATGGATATGAAATGGACAGTGAAAACAGATGTTCTCCAGTTTGCCCAGGTGGATGCAAGAACGGATTCTGTGTTGCCCCAGGAAATTGCTCCTGTTATGAAGGATACAGCatggaaacagaaaacagTTGTAAACCAATTTGCTCAGAAGGATGTGAGAATGGATTCTGTGATGCTCCAGAAAAGTGCTCCTGCTATGATGGATATGAAATGGACGGTGAAAACAGATGTTCTCCAGTTTGCCCAGGTGGATGCAAGAACGGATTCTGTGTTGCCCCAGGAAAGTGCTCCTGTTATGAAGGATACAGCatggaaacagaaaacagTTGTACACCAATCTGCTCCACAGGATGTGTGAACGGATTCTGTGATGCCCCAGAAAAGTGTTCCTGCTATGATGGATATGCAATGGACGGTGAAAACAGATGTTCTCCAGTTTGCCCAGGTGGATGCAAGAACGGATTCTGTGTTGCCCCAGGAAAGTGTTCCTGTGATGAAGGATATAGCatggaaacagaaaacagTTGTACACCAATCTGCTCCAGAGGATGTGAGAACGGATTCTGTGATGCCCCAGAAAAGTGTTCCTGCTATGATGGATATGCAATGGCCAGTGAAAACAGATGTTCTGCAGTTTGCTCAGGTGGATGCAAGAATGGATTCTGTGTTGCCCCAGGAAAGTGTTCCTGTTATGAAGGATACAGCatggaaacagaaaacagTTGTACACCAAATTGCTCCAGAGGATGTGAGAACGGATTCTGTGATGCCCCAGAAAAGTGCTCCTGCAATGATGGATATGCAATGGACAGTGGGAACAGATGTTCTCCAGTTTGCTCAGGTGGATGCAAGAACGGTTTCTGTGTTGCCCCAGGAAAGTGTTCCTGCAATGAAGGATAcagaaatgaaacggaaatcAGTTGTGTACCTTTTTGTAAGGACGGATGTGTCAACGGGCTTTGTGTTTCTCCAGATGTTTGCAAGTGCGATGACGgatatatttttgttgaaGAAAGTAAAAGTTGCCAGCTTGAGAAGAAGCTACATGGGCATTCAGATTGTGATCAGAACTGCCGAAATGGAACCTGCGTCGAAGGAATATGTACTTGTAGTGAAGAATATAAGCTGCACAGGAATGAGGACGACAACAATTTGATCTGTCTTCCGATTTGCGAGCCCGAGTGCCTCAATGGATTCTGCGAATTTCCGGGGTCTTGTGTCTGCTGGGATGGTGAGAGTCCGATAGATGGATACTTATGCCAATCTATGGATTCACTTGGGTCCCTTACACGACAGGAAAAGAATTTAAGACACTTGAAGTGGGTATTTATAACGATTGGTGCAATGGCCTTCATCTTGGCAATAATAGTCGCCATGCTGATGAcctatatatttaagaaacGCTCGTATCACGTGGACAAGAATG AGAGGGAGTTCGGTGTATATTTCTCTCCCAAAAGGGCTGATATCATTCGAGCCTGA
- the LOC6729822 gene encoding protein draper isoform X2, giving the protein MWICRITIYSLLLGLVAAQICNVIVTRKNKGTTVNVQTKDCCKGYKKVRSSPIRCIAHCTVDCLSGFCTKPNVCTCRKGYVNFNNDPSHRVF; this is encoded by the exons ATGTGGATTTGTAGAATAACAATATATTCCCTGCTCCTCGGACTCGTTGCGGCTCAGATCTGTAATGTTATTGTTACTAGGAAAAATAAAGGAACTACTGTG AACGTTCAAACGAAGGATTGCTGCAAGGGTTACAAAAAAGTAAGGAGCTCCCCAATCAGATGTATTGCACACTGCACAGTGGATTGCTTAAGTGGCTTTTGCACGAAACCAAATGTCTGCACCTGCCGGAAAGGATATGTCAACTTCAATAACGATCCATCTCACCG CGTTTTCTAG